A single region of the Vicia villosa cultivar HV-30 ecotype Madison, WI linkage group LG4, Vvil1.0, whole genome shotgun sequence genome encodes:
- the LOC131594251 gene encoding 1-aminocyclopropane-1-carboxylate oxidase 1: MAVPVIDFSTLNGDKRGETMALLHEACQKWGCFLIENHEIEGKLLEKVKKEINSYYEENLKESFYKSEIAKSLEKKQNTCDIDWESSFFIWHRPTSNIRKTSNLSEELCKTMDEYIEKLVELAEKLSELMSENLGLEKEYIKKAFSGSDGPAMGTKVAKYPECPFPELVRGLREHTDAGGIILLLQDDKVPGLEFFKDGKWIEIPPSKNNAIFVNTGDQIEVLSNGLYKSVVHRVMPDKNGSRLSIASFYNPVGEAIISPAPKLLYPSNYCYGDYLELYGKTKFGEKAPRFESIKNKANGHY; the protein is encoded by the exons ATGGCAGTTCCTGTGATAGATTTTAGCACTCTCAATGGAGACAAAAGAGGTGAAACTATGGCCCTTTTGCATGAAGCTTGTCAAAAATGGGGTTGCTTTCTG ATTGAGAACCATGAAATTGAAGGGAAGCTGTTGGAGAAAGTGAAGAAGGAAATTAATAGTTACTACGAAGAAAATCTGAAGGAAAGTTTCTATAAATCTGAGATAGCGAAGAGTTTGGAGAAAAAGCAGAACACTTGTGATATCGACTGGGAAAGTTCGTTCTTCATTTGGCATCGTCCAACCTCTAACATTAGGAAAACTTCAAATCTCTCTGAGGAACTTTG CAAGACAATGGATGAGTATATTGAAAAGCTAGTTGAATTGGCAGAGAAATTATCTGAGCTAATGAGTGAAAATCTTGGTTTGGAGAAAGAATACATAAAGAAAGCATTTTCGGGAAGTGATGGACCAGCTATGGGCACAAAAGTGGCAAAGTACCCTGAATGTCCATTTCCAGAACTAGTGAGAGGTTTAAGAGAGCACACAGATGCTGGTGGAATCATCCTATTGCTTCAAGATGACAAAGTACCTGGTCTCGAATTCTTCAAAGATGGAAAATGGATAGAGATACCACCTTCAAAAAACAATGCAATTTTCGTCAACACAG GTGATCAAATTGAAGTGTTGAGCAATGGATTATACAAAAGTGTTGTGCATAGGGTGATGCCTGATAAGAATGGAAGTAGACTCTCAATTGCTAGTTTCTATAATCCAGTTGGAGAAGCCATTATATCTCCAGCTCCTAAACTTTTGTATCCAAGTAATTATTGCTATGGAGACTATTTGGAGCTTTATGGAAAAACTAAGTTTGGAGAAAAGGCTCCTAGGTTTGAATCCATCAAGAATAAGGCCAATGGCCACTACTAG